From Streptomyces yatensis, one genomic window encodes:
- a CDS encoding carbohydrate ABC transporter permease, with the protein MTRKAALTRAHVEERIFGVLRWCVIAFLAVITLLPFYYMLLLSVKPIDALLLDPGSLLISAKDFTLATYRDVLRSTDDGGQGFLRFLLNSALVSLGTVALTLLAAVPGAYAVSRLKFFGHRQVSALFLAVYLFPATLLAVPLFVVFAKMGLSSSLVGLAIVYVAQTVPVSIYMLKNYLVTIPASIEEAAALDGCTRLQTVRKVILPLTLPSLMATGLYVFMIAWNEFLFALLFLAAVPGKWTVSLGLAQLSNGIEVPKTVLMAGSVVLTIPVVLLFFAAERLLTEGLTSGADKS; encoded by the coding sequence GTGACCCGTAAGGCCGCTCTGACCCGGGCCCACGTCGAGGAGAGGATCTTCGGCGTCCTGCGCTGGTGCGTCATCGCGTTCCTCGCCGTGATCACCCTGCTGCCCTTCTACTACATGCTGCTGCTGTCGGTGAAGCCCATCGACGCGCTCCTGCTCGACCCGGGATCCCTCCTGATCTCGGCCAAGGACTTCACGCTCGCCACCTACCGGGACGTGCTGCGGTCCACCGACGACGGCGGCCAGGGCTTCCTGCGGTTCCTGCTCAACTCCGCCCTGGTGTCCCTGGGGACCGTCGCCCTGACCCTGCTGGCCGCCGTACCCGGCGCCTACGCCGTCAGCCGTCTGAAGTTCTTCGGCCACCGCCAGGTCAGCGCGCTCTTCCTGGCCGTCTATCTGTTCCCCGCGACCCTGCTGGCCGTCCCGCTCTTCGTCGTCTTCGCCAAGATGGGACTCTCCTCCAGCCTGGTCGGCCTCGCCATCGTCTACGTCGCCCAGACCGTGCCGGTGTCGATCTACATGCTGAAGAACTACCTCGTCACCATCCCCGCCTCCATCGAGGAGGCCGCGGCGCTCGACGGCTGCACCCGGCTGCAGACCGTCCGCAAGGTGATCCTGCCGCTCACCCTGCCCTCCCTCATGGCGACCGGCCTGTATGTCTTCATGATCGCCTGGAATGAGTTCCTCTTCGCGCTGCTCTTCCTGGCCGCCGTCCCCGGCAAGTGGACCGTCTCCCTGGGCCTGGCCCAGCTGTCCAACGGCATCGAAGTGCCCAAGACCGTCCTCATGGCCGGATCGGTGGTGCTGACCATCCCCGTGGTACTTCTGTTCTTCGCCGCCGAACGCCTCCTCACCGAGGGCCTCACCAGCGGCGCCGACAAGAGCTGA
- a CDS encoding carbohydrate ABC transporter permease, with product MTTAPAGAPQRRETSPRPTDRPTAPRGRRPMTAGRRANRAGLAFVSPTFIVVLVVVVLPIAWTVLLAFQRAKLVDIQGMGLFGNWSLDNFAQVFDSAGFWSSLTTTLLYTAGATLGSVALGLVAALALRKPFHGRGLLRAAMLLPYVAPVVAVAFVWEVALSPQYGVVNDWGRHLFGWDDPIAFLSTREYEVHLLGMHVDIPLALLTVIAFECWRYFPFAFLFILARLQAVPDGLEEAALVDGATVSQRFRHILLPQLMPVIALLCVLRFIMTFNKFDDVYLLTGGGAGTNVAAVRVYDFLTARYDVGAAAAQALVLAAALMILLGFYFKLFGNKVQEES from the coding sequence ATGACGACAGCCCCAGCAGGCGCACCGCAGCGCCGGGAAACCAGCCCTCGGCCCACGGACCGGCCCACCGCCCCTCGCGGCCGCCGCCCGATGACCGCCGGCCGCCGCGCCAACCGCGCGGGCCTCGCGTTCGTCTCCCCCACCTTCATCGTGGTCCTCGTGGTCGTCGTGCTGCCCATCGCGTGGACCGTGCTGCTGGCGTTCCAGAGGGCCAAGCTGGTCGACATCCAGGGCATGGGGCTGTTCGGCAACTGGTCCCTGGACAACTTCGCCCAGGTCTTCGACTCCGCCGGCTTCTGGTCGAGCCTGACCACCACCCTGCTGTACACCGCGGGCGCCACACTGGGCTCGGTCGCCCTCGGACTCGTCGCGGCGCTCGCGCTGCGCAAGCCCTTCCACGGCCGCGGACTGCTGCGCGCGGCCATGCTGCTGCCCTACGTCGCCCCCGTCGTCGCCGTGGCCTTCGTCTGGGAGGTCGCGCTCAGCCCGCAGTACGGCGTCGTCAACGACTGGGGCCGGCACCTGTTCGGCTGGGACGACCCCATCGCCTTCCTCTCCACCCGCGAGTACGAGGTCCATCTGCTCGGCATGCATGTCGACATCCCGCTGGCCCTGCTGACCGTCATCGCCTTCGAGTGCTGGCGCTACTTCCCCTTCGCCTTCCTCTTCATCCTCGCCCGGCTGCAGGCAGTCCCCGACGGCCTGGAAGAGGCCGCCCTGGTCGACGGCGCCACCGTCTCGCAGCGCTTCCGGCACATCCTGCTGCCCCAACTGATGCCCGTCATCGCCCTGTTGTGCGTCCTGCGGTTCATCATGACGTTCAACAAGTTCGACGACGTCTATCTGCTGACCGGAGGCGGCGCGGGCACCAACGTGGCCGCCGTGCGGGTCTACGACTTCCTCACCGCCCGCTACGACGTGGGAGCCGCCGCCGCCCAGGCCCTCGTGCTGGCCGCCGCCCTGATGATCCTGCTGGGCTTCTACTTCAAGCTCTTCGGCAACAAGGTCCAGGAGGAATCGTGA
- a CDS encoding ABC transporter substrate-binding protein — protein sequence MHTRTRRSRMTAVGVTAALGIGLLAGCAGTTGPGKPDREITVWSQENLPDRAAATQKIIDGFEKKTGIKVHLVGVDEGQMPQLIMSAAASGTLPDVIGAAPMGQVWQMYDNGLLNTDIPKKIIAELGRKTFNPNALDLTSDGRTALGVPSDAWLQLLVYRKDQFARKRLAAPDTYQRTLAAAKALTTKGHDGISASTDPADVFTSQSFENLALANDCQLVDGHHDVALASPPCETAFHTYDQLARVYGPPGAQTVDSTRATYFADRSSMIIWSSFLLDELAGLRKDALPSCPQCKKDPRYLAHNSGIVTAMKGPDATKAAQFGEITSWVTTKTAETAASREFIEYMMGSGYESWFGMAPEGKIPVRHGTAAEPNRYLAAWRHSPIGVDTRIPFDQVFPTRLLNQLADGVSNMRRWGITQGEGALVGATNGELPVPKSIGAMTSGQISSSEAAREAADEVAALKKSLQ from the coding sequence ATGCACACCAGGACCCGGCGGTCGAGGATGACCGCGGTCGGCGTCACGGCAGCCCTGGGCATCGGGCTGCTCGCGGGCTGTGCCGGCACCACCGGACCGGGCAAACCGGACCGCGAGATCACGGTCTGGTCACAGGAGAACCTCCCTGATCGCGCCGCGGCGACCCAGAAGATCATCGACGGGTTCGAGAAGAAGACCGGGATCAAGGTCCACCTCGTCGGGGTGGACGAGGGCCAGATGCCCCAGCTGATCATGTCGGCCGCGGCCTCCGGCACCCTGCCCGACGTCATCGGCGCGGCCCCGATGGGCCAGGTCTGGCAGATGTACGACAACGGGCTGCTCAACACCGACATCCCGAAGAAGATCATCGCCGAGCTGGGCCGGAAGACCTTCAATCCGAACGCGCTGGACCTCACCTCCGACGGCCGCACCGCCCTCGGCGTGCCCTCCGACGCCTGGCTCCAGCTGCTCGTCTACCGCAAGGACCAGTTCGCCCGGAAGCGGCTGGCGGCTCCGGACACCTACCAGCGGACCCTGGCCGCCGCCAAGGCCCTCACCACCAAGGGCCACGACGGCATCTCGGCCTCCACCGACCCCGCCGACGTGTTCACCTCGCAGAGCTTCGAGAACCTGGCGCTCGCCAACGACTGCCAGCTCGTCGACGGTCACCACGACGTCGCGCTGGCATCCCCGCCGTGCGAGACCGCCTTCCACACCTACGACCAGCTCGCCCGCGTCTACGGCCCGCCGGGCGCCCAGACCGTGGACTCCACCCGCGCCACCTACTTCGCGGACCGGTCATCCATGATCATCTGGTCCTCGTTCCTGCTGGACGAACTGGCCGGGCTGCGCAAGGACGCCCTGCCCAGCTGCCCCCAGTGCAAGAAGGACCCGCGGTACCTGGCGCACAACAGCGGCATCGTCACCGCCATGAAGGGCCCGGACGCCACGAAGGCGGCCCAGTTCGGCGAGATCACCTCCTGGGTGACCACCAAGACGGCCGAGACGGCGGCCTCCCGCGAGTTCATCGAGTACATGATGGGCTCCGGCTACGAGTCCTGGTTCGGCATGGCACCCGAAGGCAAGATCCCCGTCCGGCACGGCACGGCCGCGGAGCCCAACCGCTACCTCGCCGCCTGGCGCCACAGCCCCATCGGCGTCGACACCCGTATCCCGTTCGACCAGGTCTTTCCGACCCGGCTGCTCAACCAGCTCGCCGACGGCGTCAGCAACATGCGGCGCTGGGGCATCACCCAGGGCGAAGGAGCACTCGTCGGCGCCACCAACGGCGAGCTGCCCGTACCGAAGTCCATCGGGGCCATGACCAGCGGGCAGATCTCCTCCTCCGAGGCGGCCCGGGAAGCCGCCGACGAAGTCGCCGCCCTCAAGAAGTCCCTGCAGTAG
- a CDS encoding zinc-dependent alcohol dehydrogenase — translation MERVVQFTGPRQVEVAEHPRAELPPGHLRVRTRFSGISAGTELTAYRGTNPYLTRTWDPDARLFREGAAGIQYPVAGWGYSEVGEVVEVAPDLAGTPGLPHPGDLVWGIWGHRSEGLVPAERMIGHTLPAGLEPLAGAFARVGAIAYNAVLAADIHLGEDVAVFGQGVIGLLTTRLAQLNGARVTAVDALDSRLETAKAYGAHHTFNAITDQVAERIRDATAGLGADLAIEISGAYPALHEALRSVAAGGRVVASGFYQGDGIGLRLGDEFHHNRVQLICSQIGGVPPQLSNRWSVERLQQTFLRLVAEGQVDVTSLVSHTIPAADAADAYALLDERPAAALQVVLEF, via the coding sequence GTGGAACGCGTCGTTCAATTCACCGGCCCTCGCCAGGTGGAGGTCGCCGAGCACCCCCGAGCCGAACTTCCCCCCGGACACCTCAGGGTCCGCACCCGCTTCTCGGGCATCTCGGCCGGCACCGAGCTCACCGCCTACCGCGGCACCAACCCGTATCTGACGCGGACCTGGGACCCGGACGCGCGACTGTTCCGCGAGGGTGCGGCCGGTATCCAGTACCCCGTCGCCGGATGGGGCTACTCCGAGGTCGGCGAGGTCGTCGAGGTCGCCCCGGACCTGGCCGGTACCCCGGGCCTGCCGCACCCCGGCGACCTGGTGTGGGGCATCTGGGGACACCGCAGCGAGGGCCTCGTCCCGGCCGAGCGCATGATCGGCCACACGCTGCCCGCCGGGCTGGAGCCCCTGGCCGGTGCCTTCGCCCGCGTCGGCGCCATCGCGTACAACGCCGTCCTGGCCGCCGACATCCACCTCGGCGAGGACGTCGCCGTCTTCGGTCAGGGCGTCATCGGACTGCTCACCACCCGCCTCGCCCAGCTCAACGGCGCACGCGTCACCGCCGTCGACGCGCTGGACAGCCGGCTGGAGACCGCCAAGGCCTACGGCGCCCACCACACCTTCAACGCCATCACCGACCAGGTGGCCGAGCGCATCCGCGACGCCACCGCCGGCCTCGGCGCCGACCTCGCCATCGAGATCAGCGGCGCCTACCCGGCCCTGCACGAGGCCCTGCGCTCGGTCGCCGCCGGCGGCCGCGTGGTGGCGTCCGGCTTCTACCAGGGCGACGGCATCGGCCTGCGCCTGGGCGACGAGTTCCACCACAACCGCGTGCAGCTCATCTGCTCCCAGATCGGCGGCGTCCCCCCGCAGCTGTCCAACCGCTGGAGCGTCGAACGCCTCCAGCAGACCTTCCTGCGCCTGGTCGCCGAGGGACAGGTGGACGTCACCTCCCTGGTGAGCCACACCATCCCCGCCGCCGACGCCGCCGACGCCTATGCGCTGCTGGACGAGCGCCCCGCGGCGGCGCTGCAGGTCGTCCTGGAATTCTGA